From Candidatus Pedobacter colombiensis, one genomic window encodes:
- a CDS encoding ParB/RepB/Spo0J family partition protein: MITTAKKSKGATLSRTKIAAAKNDVQSGDKDKLENIPIELIDISPLNYRKYYDPDALDKFAEELAIHGIISSLTVRVVKKGRYELVAGERRFRGAQIAKLKHLPAVIRTLTDQQVREIQLAENLQRENPHPLHESLAIAQMQQDGLNNDEIATRLGKSKTFVYSRIKLAALIEPIQLIFLANKFTIQEAFTIAAIDPESQQEFFDSHCKDWQKKDFQLYNLSGILNKFRYNLKRAPFETKDKNLLPEIGACTKCPYNSAVLKTLFPEMAKEAVCTNKSCYQNKCNAHLQRLVYDAIEQYNPVAIIGRNFSESVCSIITAHPVAKDLPVFDTADVTTFNPPSVPDQEDYTDNWAEDDDPDKFEQEEYEHAVNEYKADLEEYNHLKETGKASVAIFISENEVSCILFNTEKRQQRSGSTTVTSKQVQEAIKNGTVTAELLQGEMIRLQAKEVRSKQLDREKVQLKLHQQFTEQFSVLESNESLTAADNCAARLIIFNSLDYSTQRKVKETLFPAESIPNMTEQEEIYTVLSTLTEQQFAYLIRMALACKSESKTPNSVSAYTLYQVAESSGTNVQLIEQEQQAILETRELRLNQRVTEMQKRLERINSVV; this comes from the coding sequence ATGATAACCACAGCTAAAAAAAGCAAAGGCGCAACATTGTCCAGGACAAAAATTGCAGCCGCCAAAAATGACGTTCAGTCTGGTGACAAAGACAAGTTAGAAAACATTCCGATTGAGCTGATCGACATCAGCCCTTTAAATTACCGGAAGTATTACGATCCTGATGCGCTTGATAAATTTGCAGAAGAGTTGGCAATTCATGGTATTATTTCATCCCTTACCGTTCGGGTAGTAAAAAAAGGAAGGTATGAGCTGGTCGCGGGAGAAAGGCGCTTCAGGGGCGCACAGATTGCCAAGTTAAAACACTTGCCTGCTGTGATCCGAACCCTGACAGATCAGCAGGTCAGAGAAATACAACTTGCCGAAAACCTGCAAAGGGAAAACCCGCATCCTTTACATGAATCCCTTGCTATCGCTCAGATGCAGCAGGATGGACTTAATAATGATGAAATTGCAACCCGCTTGGGCAAGTCCAAAACGTTTGTATACAGCCGGATCAAACTGGCAGCATTGATCGAGCCGATACAGCTGATCTTTCTTGCAAACAAATTTACCATTCAGGAGGCTTTCACCATTGCCGCCATTGATCCCGAATCCCAACAGGAGTTTTTTGATAGCCATTGTAAAGATTGGCAGAAAAAGGACTTTCAACTGTATAACCTATCCGGTATCCTCAATAAGTTCCGCTACAATCTTAAACGGGCACCATTTGAGACAAAGGATAAAAACCTGCTGCCTGAAATCGGTGCATGCACCAAATGCCCGTATAACTCTGCGGTACTGAAAACATTGTTTCCTGAAATGGCTAAAGAAGCGGTATGCACCAATAAAAGCTGCTACCAAAATAAATGTAATGCCCACTTGCAAAGATTGGTATATGATGCCATAGAGCAATATAACCCCGTTGCGATAATAGGCCGGAACTTTTCAGAGTCTGTATGTAGTATTATAACGGCTCATCCGGTAGCCAAGGATCTGCCTGTTTTTGATACAGCAGATGTTACCACTTTTAATCCACCTTCGGTACCTGACCAGGAAGATTATACCGATAACTGGGCTGAAGATGATGATCCCGATAAATTTGAGCAGGAAGAATATGAACATGCGGTTAATGAATATAAAGCTGATTTAGAGGAATACAATCACTTAAAAGAAACGGGTAAGGCAAGCGTTGCGATATTCATTTCTGAGAATGAAGTGAGCTGTATACTTTTTAATACCGAAAAACGGCAGCAAAGATCAGGCAGCACAACAGTCACATCAAAGCAGGTACAGGAGGCGATCAAAAACGGAACCGTAACAGCCGAATTGCTTCAGGGAGAAATGATACGTTTACAAGCTAAAGAAGTAAGGTCTAAACAACTCGACCGTGAAAAGGTGCAGTTGAAATTGCACCAACAGTTTACAGAACAGTTCAGCGTACTGGAAAGTAATGAAAGCCTGACGGCTGCGGACAATTGCGCTGCAAGACTGATCATCTTTAACAGTCTTGACTACTCTACGCAAAGGAAAGTAAAAGAAACGTTGTTCCCTGCTGAGAGTATTCCCAATATGACTGAGCAGGAAGAAATTTACACTGTTCTTTCGACCCTTACCGAGCAGCAGTTTGCCTACCTGATCCGGATGGCTCTTGCCTGTAAATCAGAGAGCAAAACGCCTAACAGTGTATCTGCTTATACGCTGTACCAGGTGGCAGAAAGTTCAGGCACGAACGTTCAGCTCATTGAACAGGAACAACAGGCAATATTGGAAACCCGGGAGTTGAGATTAAACCAAAGGGTAACTGAAATGCAAAAACGATTGGAAAGAATAAATTCCGTAGTGTAA
- a CDS encoding sigma-70 family RNA polymerase sigma factor, protein MDTQAIIAADSSLLQQVKQGDHTAFNQLYKLFAKDVFSRIKYLVHDQQIAEELHQDIFLKIWEKRASLNCDVPIRSIVMRNTKSIAIDYYRKAARDQKLKEHLIHTATELYDHLEELIDFKETNAALQSAITKLPPQRLKIFTMCKLEGHSYEQAANEYGVSLSTIKDHMAKAMKSIKEDMVALHPEMLLLLVASTVLL, encoded by the coding sequence ATGGACACACAAGCAATCATAGCGGCAGACAGCAGCTTACTCCAACAGGTAAAGCAAGGGGATCATACGGCTTTTAACCAACTATATAAGTTATTTGCAAAGGATGTATTCAGCCGGATAAAATACCTGGTACATGATCAGCAGATTGCGGAAGAATTACATCAGGACATCTTTTTAAAAATATGGGAGAAACGCGCAAGCCTCAATTGCGATGTTCCCATCCGTTCCATTGTGATGCGCAACACCAAAAGTATTGCTATTGACTACTACCGTAAAGCTGCAAGGGATCAAAAGCTGAAAGAGCATTTGATCCATACGGCAACTGAACTGTATGACCACCTAGAGGAACTGATTGACTTTAAGGAAACTAACGCGGCATTGCAATCAGCGATTACCAAACTCCCCCCACAACGGTTAAAGATCTTTACCATGTGTAAGCTTGAAGGCCATAGTTACGAGCAAGCTGCGAATGAATATGGTGTATCACTTAGTACCATTAAAGACCATATGGCAAAAGCCATGAAAAGCATCAAAGAAGATATGGTGGCTTTACATCCGGAAATGCTTTTGCTGTTGGTGGCCTCGACTGTATTACTATAG
- a CDS encoding AbiV family abortive infection protein yields the protein MKNEQHKTGKNFTSLSTKECEITYKNVLLNSRQSWKSGISLAEIEDYGRAMSLAIVSIEELVKAIVLFLDSKGYRFRKIKGMHRLFKTHQIRYFIAFAMFVLSIFGDDLIDFIQSFKNKSTSEIEELKKVFSNKKKLNEKATRYVTEKLFQIQIELAWFSNVDSLRQNGFYCDQNELFISPIEVNKESYLEVLKKLEIVQKVASLFIESVNSDDQNVKEPLATMLKSFEEKDYYNRIENLLLSLKNKNLFEVFSDKIKTVGFMKSVTK from the coding sequence ATGAAAAATGAACAACATAAAACTGGAAAAAATTTCACCTCACTTTCGACTAAAGAATGCGAAATTACTTACAAGAATGTCCTCCTTAACTCCAGACAATCCTGGAAGTCAGGAATTTCTCTTGCAGAAATAGAAGATTACGGTAGAGCTATGTCTTTGGCTATCGTTAGTATTGAAGAATTAGTCAAGGCAATAGTATTATTCTTAGATAGCAAAGGTTACAGATTTCGCAAGATAAAAGGAATGCATAGGCTGTTCAAAACTCACCAAATACGGTACTTTATAGCGTTTGCCATGTTTGTTCTATCTATTTTTGGAGATGATTTAATAGACTTCATCCAATCATTTAAAAACAAGTCAACATCTGAGATTGAGGAACTGAAAAAAGTGTTTAGTAACAAAAAGAAATTGAATGAAAAGGCAACCAGATATGTAACGGAAAAATTGTTCCAAATACAAATCGAATTAGCATGGTTTTCAAATGTCGATTCATTAAGACAAAATGGGTTTTATTGTGATCAAAATGAGCTGTTTATCAGCCCTATAGAAGTCAATAAAGAAAGTTATCTGGAAGTATTAAAAAAACTTGAAATAGTACAAAAGGTTGCTAGTCTATTTATTGAATCCGTTAATTCAGATGATCAAAATGTAAAAGAACCACTCGCAACAATGCTGAAATCTTTTGAAGAGAAAGACTACTATAATCGAATTGAGAATCTTCTTCTTTCGCTAAAGAATAAGAACTTATTTGAAGTCTTTTCAGATAAAATAAAAACAGTAGGGTTTATGAAATCTGTTACCAAGTAA
- a CDS encoding molybdenum ABC transporter permease, whose translation MGATIVIGIIAVLLGITIRYFIGRRKFNRRTITGLQGFSSYERAVGITFIEKVFNLIGLLLILGGLFFLAVAWYNHSNIKPRQEQVKQP comes from the coding sequence ATGGGAGCAACAATAGTTATCGGAATCATAGCTGTACTGTTGGGTATAACCATCCGGTACTTCATTGGTCGCAGAAAATTTAACCGCAGGACAATTACCGGCTTACAAGGGTTTAGTTCTTATGAACGAGCGGTAGGCATCACTTTTATTGAAAAGGTCTTTAATCTTATCGGTCTTTTACTCATCCTGGGCGGCCTGTTTTTCCTGGCTGTAGCATGGTACAATCATAGTAATATTAAACCCAGGCAAGAACAGGTTAAACAGCCTTAA
- a CDS encoding DUF4974 domain-containing protein, which yields MEDVNQLYQKFLNQQCSRQEAEELLQYFLTEKGDAEMAQLIEATLENQSLGKITTEDQLSIERNERLVMDKIKPKRESNRYIWYAAAAALLAVLSVTFYFSKDKSSVPTNQIVNHDVLPGGNRATLRLANGKTINLDAKKSGVVIQASQLTYNDGTVIAATQGKSNETSMINTPSGGQYTVELPDGTLVTLNAASSLKFPSTFLGLVNRTVELVGEGYFQVRKDKQHPFIVKSGDQQVEVLGTHFNVTAYANEKNIKTTLVEGSVKISTASGSKLLKPGQQAQVNGTAIQVDEVDIDDAIAWKQGYFIFNEDLESIMKKVSRWYNVEIIYQSKFDPGLGFQGKITRNKNLSEVLKMMEYTEKVHFKIEGRKLIVTN from the coding sequence ATGGAAGACGTTAATCAATTATATCAGAAATTTCTGAACCAGCAATGTTCAAGGCAGGAAGCCGAAGAACTGCTTCAATACTTTTTAACAGAAAAAGGCGATGCTGAAATGGCACAACTCATTGAGGCAACACTGGAAAATCAATCTTTGGGAAAAATAACTACTGAAGACCAGCTCTCGATTGAAAGAAATGAAAGGCTGGTCATGGATAAGATTAAGCCGAAAAGGGAATCAAATAGGTATATCTGGTACGCTGCGGCTGCTGCGTTGCTGGCTGTACTTTCAGTAACGTTTTATTTTTCCAAAGATAAAAGCAGCGTTCCGACCAACCAGATAGTAAACCATGATGTTTTACCCGGTGGCAACAGGGCTACTTTAAGACTGGCTAATGGTAAAACAATCAACCTGGATGCTAAAAAGTCAGGTGTTGTGATACAAGCCTCTCAATTGACCTACAATGATGGAACTGTAATCGCGGCTACCCAGGGAAAAAGTAATGAAACTTCAATGATCAATACGCCATCAGGCGGACAATATACTGTTGAGTTACCGGATGGTACCTTAGTAACCTTAAACGCTGCCAGCTCGCTTAAATTCCCGTCAACATTTTTAGGATTAGTTAATAGAACGGTTGAGCTGGTTGGCGAAGGTTACTTCCAGGTTAGAAAAGACAAACAACATCCTTTTATTGTAAAAAGCGGTGATCAGCAGGTTGAAGTACTCGGTACACACTTTAATGTTACCGCCTATGCAAATGAAAAAAACATCAAGACCACATTGGTTGAGGGATCGGTAAAAATTAGTACGGCAAGCGGAAGCAAATTACTTAAGCCCGGCCAACAGGCACAGGTTAATGGTACGGCTATTCAGGTGGACGAAGTGGATATAGATGATGCGATAGCATGGAAACAGGGCTACTTCATCTTTAATGAAGACCTGGAGAGCATTATGAAGAAAGTATCCAGGTGGTACAATGTTGAAATTATTTATCAAAGCAAGTTTGATCCGGGCCTTGGTTTTCAAGGCAAAATCACCAGAAACAAAAATCTTTCAGAAGTGCTGAAAATGATGGAATACACCGAAAAAGTACACTTTAAAATTGAAGGGAGGAAACTTATTGTAACAAACTAA
- a CDS encoding LytTR family DNA-binding domain-containing protein: MAQEFTQESLGTAFFPIRYKDLTFRLIACLLAAHILVMMGEELSSLEALTIYSYYPTLAINYAIALFLAWIIKEITKMLDKRYSWETNLWGRLGLQFLFGVVLVSVISFFLVFIYFLSFHQNIMKSTYPQYEFPFSVALFIILNGYYVLYYFYDKVKFLSSFTGINNKVYKGYINVLEGKETISLDTAEIACIFIVESGVLFRTWSKKDYFSDDNLDQIESQLDPAVFFRINRRLIAHRTACKSYQPIEYGKLEVTIEPVPLVHTTVSQRKAGPFKEWMK, encoded by the coding sequence ATGGCACAAGAGTTTACACAAGAATCACTGGGAACAGCCTTTTTTCCGATCCGGTATAAGGATCTTACATTTCGGCTGATAGCTTGCCTGCTGGCAGCACACATTTTAGTAATGATGGGCGAAGAGCTTTCATCCTTAGAAGCCTTGACGATCTATTCCTATTACCCAACACTTGCGATTAATTATGCGATTGCCCTTTTTCTGGCATGGATCATTAAAGAAATTACGAAGATGCTTGACAAGCGTTACAGTTGGGAAACCAATTTATGGGGACGTTTGGGCTTGCAATTTCTGTTTGGGGTTGTGCTGGTATCGGTCATTTCATTTTTCCTGGTCTTTATCTATTTCCTTTCGTTTCACCAGAACATCATGAAGTCCACCTATCCGCAATACGAATTTCCATTTTCTGTAGCATTGTTTATTATTCTCAACGGCTATTATGTGCTTTATTACTTTTATGACAAAGTCAAATTCCTTTCTTCTTTTACCGGCATAAACAACAAAGTGTACAAGGGATATATCAATGTCCTGGAAGGAAAGGAAACAATATCGCTTGATACTGCTGAAATCGCCTGCATTTTTATTGTCGAGAGTGGTGTGTTATTTAGAACCTGGAGCAAAAAAGATTACTTCAGCGATGACAATCTCGATCAGATTGAAAGCCAGCTTGATCCGGCTGTTTTTTTTCGCATTAACCGCAGGCTTATAGCACACCGTACAGCCTGCAAATCCTACCAGCCCATAGAATATGGCAAGCTGGAAGTAACTATAGAGCCCGTACCGTTGGTCCATACCACCGTAAGCCAAAGAAAAGCAGGTCCTTTTAAAGAATGGATGAAATAA
- a CDS encoding DUF3800 domain-containing protein translates to MRTGIFIDDTGNAGNETESIYDGTDRKSWLALILTPEQRIEAADQMGYLLNELKTNLGADEFHFKDIYNGQGQFKGVDIELRKQIFRSFANIFYDMNYPMLIQTMTAADMARNKLISNNPKIKADNFKLTDTSDFALFILFFRIKHFLTSKNRIPSPVDIIIDEGRQKPNTTQRVELLGGLLHNSEAHYKSSHQEPLIQLVDYAAFCLNRGRWILTHAVKKPLDREMLEIFSSANFNVLNMKKQLVKVDGDTTAMYDKILADTYAQHSHLGELDLEDMIRHFYR, encoded by the coding sequence ATGAGAACAGGAATTTTTATTGATGACACCGGCAATGCCGGCAATGAAACTGAGAGTATATATGATGGTACCGATAGAAAAAGTTGGCTTGCATTGATTCTTACACCCGAACAAAGAATTGAAGCAGCGGATCAAATGGGGTATTTATTGAATGAGCTTAAAACAAACCTGGGAGCGGATGAATTTCATTTTAAAGATATTTATAATGGACAAGGCCAGTTTAAAGGAGTTGATATAGAATTAAGAAAACAGATCTTCCGATCTTTTGCCAACATCTTTTATGACATGAATTACCCGATGTTGATCCAAACGATGACAGCGGCAGATATGGCACGAAATAAGCTGATTTCCAATAATCCGAAGATTAAAGCCGATAATTTCAAATTAACAGACACAAGTGATTTCGCCCTGTTCATACTTTTTTTTCGGATCAAGCATTTTTTAACATCAAAAAATCGCATACCCTCGCCAGTAGACATCATTATTGACGAAGGAAGACAGAAACCAAACACCACCCAGCGGGTAGAATTGCTCGGTGGGCTGTTACATAATTCTGAGGCCCATTACAAATCTTCGCATCAGGAACCGCTCATTCAGTTGGTTGACTATGCGGCTTTCTGCCTGAACAGAGGCAGATGGATTTTAACCCATGCTGTTAAAAAGCCGTTGGATCGTGAAATGCTGGAGATTTTTTCATCGGCAAATTTCAATGTGCTTAATATGAAAAAGCAGCTGGTTAAAGTGGATGGGGACACCACTGCGATGTACGATAAAATTTTAGCAGATACCTATGCCCAACACAGTCATTTAGGTGAGCTTGATTTAGAAGATATGATCAGGCATTTTTACAGGTAA
- a CDS encoding antirestriction protein ArdA — MIILSEARIYVGTYAKYNDGSIEGDWLDLDRFSNIEEFYEACEELHADEEDPEYMFQDYENIPEGLINESWFSSNFFEVRDGLDQLEEKELEPFFIWFNNGHYNLDSDDIDDLISSFKDEYQGQYDSDEDFAREFVDLRDDLSDFARTYFDYEAYARDLFCGDYWSDNGYVFSSN, encoded by the coding sequence ATGATCATTTTATCAGAAGCACGTATTTACGTAGGAACATATGCTAAATACAATGATGGTTCAATTGAAGGAGATTGGTTGGATCTGGACCGGTTCTCAAATATAGAGGAGTTTTACGAGGCCTGTGAGGAGTTACACGCAGATGAAGAAGACCCTGAATATATGTTCCAGGATTACGAAAATATCCCTGAAGGCCTCATCAATGAAAGTTGGTTTTCGTCTAATTTTTTTGAGGTTCGGGACGGTCTTGATCAGCTGGAGGAAAAAGAACTCGAGCCGTTTTTCATTTGGTTTAATAATGGACATTACAACCTTGACTCCGATGACATAGACGATCTGATCTCATCATTTAAGGACGAGTACCAGGGGCAGTATGATAGTGATGAAGATTTTGCAAGGGAATTTGTTGACCTGCGTGATGATCTGTCAGATTTTGCAAGAACATATTTCGACTATGAGGCATACGCCCGCGACCTTTTCTGTGGGGATTACTGGAGTGACAATGGGTATGTATTTTCAAGCAACTGA